Within Mycobacterium heckeshornense, the genomic segment TGATTGAGCTGGTGTTTTGTTGATTTGTCGGGTCGGTTGTTCTGGCTACGCCACTTGGAGGGGGATGGGGGTCTTGATGAGTTCGAAGGCGCGGCGCTGTTCGGGGGTGGATTCGGCCAGGGTGGGCACGGTGGTGTTGGTGCCGTGGTAGCGAATGTCGTTGCGGGTCAGGGTCGCCAGGTGGGTGAGCAGGCCGCGGAAGCTGCGCAGCGCGGTGCCGTCGGGGGCGTGGCGGGTGGCGGCTTTGGTTTGGGCAGCTTGGGAGCGTTGGGCCGGTGCGACGGGGTTGTCGCGTAGGGGTGGGTGTTCGTCGGTGAAGGTCAGCGGCGCCCAGGCCTGGCGCAGGTGCCAGGTCACATAGCAGGCCAGCATGCAGATCAACACGTGGGCTTTGACCCGTTCGGTGAGCCGGTGGCGGATGGGTCGTAGGTCGAGGTCGTCGGTTTTGATGCTGCGGAAGTCGCGTTCGACGTGGGCCAAGTTCTTGTAGCCGACGACCACGCCTGGGGCGTCGAGGTCGGTGGCGGGCACGCTGGTGCGTAGCACGTAGATGCCATCGAGGGCGGTTTCGGTGTCGATGCCGGCCTGGTTGCGGTGGTAGGTGAGGCTGGTGTCGGTGATGGTGCGCTCAAAGTGCTTGCCCATCTTGTATTTATCGATGATTTTGCCGACGGCTTCCCCGATGCGGCCGGCTCCGGTCAGCCGGCCGGCAGCCACCCGTTCGGCGATGGCGCCCAGGTCGATCTCGGTGGCGGCCAGCAGGGCGGCGCGTTTGCGGGCGCGTTGGGCGGCCAGGGCGGGGTTGCGGCAGGCGATGAGCCGTTCGCCGGGATAGTCGGGGTGGGTGATTTCGGCGAGGTCCTGGGTATCGAACAAGCTCATCTGCAGCGGCCCGTCATCGGCGGCCAGCACGGCGATCTGGGGGGGCGCGCAGCGCGGTGAGCCATCCGAAACCAGTTGCGGTGTCTGGGTTGTCATTGAGTTCACGGATTGCGTCGATACGCGCGGAGGTGATCATGCCGCGATCACCGACCAGCACCAACCGATCAAGCCCGAATTGGGTGCGCACCACCTCGACGATGTCGGTGAAGGCGACCGGGTCGGCGGTGTTACCGGCAAACACCCGCACCGCCACCGGGCGGCCGGCTGGATCGGTGAGGATGCCGTATTCGATTTGCGGTAGCCCTTTTTTACCGTCCCTCGAATACCCGCGCAAGGCCAGCTCGCAACACCGTCCGGTCATCCAGGCACTGGTCAGATCAAACAACGCCATCCGCGAGGGATTAGCCTGTGGCCCTAAGTGTTTGGCAGCCAGCTTCTTTTCGATCGTGTCTTGCCGGTCGGCCAGCCAGTCCATCGCAGCGTAGATCTCGTCGGTGGATGCGGTGGCCACATCCAGATCGACCCCCACGGTGGAATCGGCCCACGAGGCCAGCGTGGACAGCTTGGAGGCCGGTTGGATCACCCGGGAGATGATCAGCGCGAACACCAGATCCCTCGACCGGCACGCCGGCCCCAACAACGCCGGAAACCCCAACTGGCGGGCCATCGCAGCTACCGCCGCCACATCCCCATGCGGCAGTGACCGGGTGATCGTGAACTCAGACCCGGCCGGCACCAGCACCTGGCCCTTGAGCGTGCCCTCAACCGCGGCGATCACGTCGGCGGGCAGCTTGGACAGGTTCGCCAGCGTCTCGTGGCGGACTTTCTTGCCGTCTCGATAGGTGCGGCGCACCAGGACCGACTCATAGCGGCGAACGTTGCCCGCCTTGTCCACATACTTGCTCGGTGTTCGGGCTACGTGCATCCGCGCTGGCTTCGCCACCACTCAATGGTAATAGATCAACTCAAGCATATTGTGAATCGACACACGATATTCACTGGCTACATTATCAATCCGCAAACCGACAGAATCTGAGCTCAGCCGTAGATTCCGTCTACCTCACTTGCCGCAACTTCGGGCTAAACCGAAGTTCCCCCCCTTCTGAGAGGGGGCTGATTTCCTTTCTGCTTTGTGAGCAGGTGTTTCAGTGTTCATGTGCCGGCAAGGCGTAATCATGTATTCGCAAGACTTGTTCGGCGTGTCATTTTCTAAATTCGCTACTCTCGTACTGCTGTTGTGCTAGAAAGTAATCATGTACGTGACGCGGGTGCCCAACCGTGGATCACCGCCGGCGGTGCTGTTGCGCGAAAGTTACCGCGAGAACGGCAAGGTGAAAACCCGCACGCTGGCCAACCTGTCGCGCTGGCCCGAGCACAAGGTGGACAAACTGCAGCGCGCGCTCAAGGGCCTGCCGGGGACGGGCGATCTGGCCGGGGCGTTTGACATCACCCGCAGCCTGCCGCACGGGCATGTGGCCGCGGTGTTGGGCACCGCCGCCAAGCTGGGCATGGCCGAGCTGATCGACCCCGCCCCGTCGCGTAACCGGGACTTGGTGTGCGCCATGCTGGCCGCGTCGGTGATCGAGCCGGGCTCCAAGCTGGCGATGGCGCGCGGGCTGCGCATCGAGACCGCCACCAGCACCCTGGGTGCGGTGCTGGGCGTGGCGGGTGCCGATGAGGATGACCTGTATGACGCGATGGACTGGGTGGTCGAGCGCCAGGATGCCATCGAAAACTCGTTGGCCGCACGGCATCTGGCCAACGGAACCCTGGTGCTCTATGACGTGTCCTCGGCGGCGTTCGAGGGCCACACCTGCCCGTTAGGGAAAATCGGGCATGCCCGCGACGGGGTCAAAGGCCGGTTGCAGATCGTCTACGGGCTGCTGTGCTCACCAGCCGGGGTGCCGATCGCCATTGAGGTGTTCGACGGCAACACCGCCGACCCGAAAACCCTGGGCGCCCAGATCACCAAGCTCAAGACCCGGTTCGGGCTGACCACCATCGCCCTGGTGGGGGATCGGGGCATGCTCACCAGCGCGCGCATCCGCGACGAGCTGCACCCGGCGCAGTTGGATTGGATCAGCGCGCTGCGCGCCCCGCAGATCAAGGCATTGGTCGACGACGGGGCGCTGCAGCTGTCGCTGTTCGACGAGCAGAACCTGTTCGAGATCACCCACCCCGACTACCCCGGCGAGCGGCTGGTGTGCTGCCACAACCCCGCCCTGGCTGATGAGCGTGCCCGCAAACGCGGCGAGCTGCTGGCGGCCACCGAACACGAACTACAGACCATCGCCGAGGCCACCCGCCGCGCCAAACGACCACTACGCGGGCGGGACAAGATCGCGCTGCGGGTGGGCAAGGTGCGCAACAAGTTCAAGATGGCCAAGCATTTTGACCTGCAAATCACCGACGAAGCGTTCAGTTTCTCCCGCAACCAGGACGCCATCGCCGCCGAGGCCGCCCTCGACGGCATCTACGTGCTCCGCACCAGCCTGCCCGACCAGACACTGCAGCGCGACGAGGTCGTGCTGCGCTACAAGGACCTCGCCGACGTCGAACGGTTCTTCCGCACCCTCAACACCGAACTGGACGTGCGACCCATCCGGCACCGCCTCGCCGATCGGGTGCGCGCGCACATGCTCCTACGGATGCTGTCCTACTACATCAGCTGGCACATGAAACAAGCCCTCGCACCAATCCTTTTCCAGGACAACGACAAACCCGCCGCCGCCGCCAAACGTGCCGACCCCGTCGCTCCCGCCCAACGCTCCGATCAAGCGCTGGCCAAGGCAGCGCGCAAACGCACCGAAAACGACTACCCGGTGCACAGCTTCACCAGCCTGCTCGCCGACCTGGCCACCATCTGCGCCAACCACATCCAGCCCACCGACGACCTGCCGGCATTCACCAAGATCACCAACCCCACCCCACTACAGCGGCGAGCCTTCGAACTACTCGGCGTCTCACACCGCCACGGACTCGCGTAGTCAGCACACCAACACAAAACCCCAGCTCAACCCACTAAACCGCTCCACACCAGGGGGAACTTCGGGCTAAACCGCCAGCACACCCCACCCGCACGACCGTCATCGACACCGTCCACAACACGAAACACCAGCTCAGACGACCGCACCGGCACCGGACTCCAGATAACGGTGGCGCGCTTGAGTCCTGCGTTCTCCCGCTTCAGCCTCTTGAGCTCAGCGGACTCCTCGGTCGATACTCCCGGACGCGCCCCGGCATCGATCTCAGCCTGGCGCACCCATTTGCGCACGGTCTCGGTGGTCCCGACACCGAGCAACTCGGCCACCGCGCGCATGGCTGCCCACTCCGTCTCATGCTGATCGCGGATCTCGGCGACCATCCGCACTGCCCGCTCCCGCAACTCCGGCGGGTACCTCCTCGACGAATTCGCTGACACGACTCCAACCCTCCCAAGAAGTGGAGTCTCCGGACATCCCGGGGCGGTTCAATAGCCGCTGTTCGCGCACCAGCCGGCCGCCTGACCGCGGGTGACGAGCCGGGATATGGCCCAGCAGGCCCCGAC encodes:
- a CDS encoding IS1634 family transposase; amino-acid sequence: MYVTRVPNRGSPPAVLLRESYRENGKVKTRTLANLSRWPEHKVDKLQRALKGLPGTGDLAGAFDITRSLPHGHVAAVLGTAAKLGMAELIDPAPSRNRDLVCAMLAASVIEPGSKLAMARGLRIETATSTLGAVLGVAGADEDDLYDAMDWVVERQDAIENSLAARHLANGTLVLYDVSSAAFEGHTCPLGKIGHARDGVKGRLQIVYGLLCSPAGVPIAIEVFDGNTADPKTLGAQITKLKTRFGLTTIALVGDRGMLTSARIRDELHPAQLDWISALRAPQIKALVDDGALQLSLFDEQNLFEITHPDYPGERLVCCHNPALADERARKRGELLAATEHELQTIAEATRRAKRPLRGRDKIALRVGKVRNKFKMAKHFDLQITDEAFSFSRNQDAIAAEAALDGIYVLRTSLPDQTLQRDEVVLRYKDLADVERFFRTLNTELDVRPIRHRLADRVRAHMLLRMLSYYISWHMKQALAPILFQDNDKPAAAAKRADPVAPAQRSDQALAKAARKRTENDYPVHSFTSLLADLATICANHIQPTDDLPAFTKITNPTPLQRRAFELLGVSHRHGLA